The genomic region TTTTTCAGTATGTCTTTCCATATTagttaattaatttttattttaaatccATACCACTCTGTACACGCTGACTTCCTTCCTGTACTTCACGTTCGATCAAAGGAAACGGTCCTCAATGGCCGTGAGTAGATACCACCGGAGTAGTTACACTCACGACCCATTTCACGCTCAGAAGCCAACGTCGTCACTCGTCATCGTGGGTGTGTAGGGGACAAGTTTCTGGTGGGAAACTCGTCAAGATATACTACAGAAATGATCCTGTGAAGTATGATCTTAATGATTGAATAGTTTTGCACATGTATATGAAGTTTCCGTAAAGCCAAATAGCCTTAGCGTTATCACGAGTACTTTTAACAATATCTTGAAATGTTCTTTCATTCCTATTACCCGATTACCGACTTTTTAAGTTAGTAAAGAATGTCTGGAGTAGTGTTCATTGACGAGAATAATCATACCACCCAGCACTTTTTGTGCAAATGTGAAAAGAGAATCTGTGATTGAGTATTTTGTGAAAGATTTAACAATTCAAGAAAGATCCGTCCTATGTTGCCAAATCCACAATCTACCAGCCGCGCGGCATATTCAAATCGCCATTGCTTGAAAGTTGAAACCGCCTCACGCataagaatgaaaatgaaatatgtTATCTTCTCACCTGTCTATTTTTGTGTGAATAATGGAAATTTGTTAAGGGAACGTTTCAGGATTAAGAAATTCGTCATTCCACATTTGTAGAGTACAAAAAATCCACGCCCATGATGAGCTCAGACGTATTCCGCCTAGACACATTTGTCTTTAAGGGCCCACCGACAAAGAAGACGTTCATATCCacaaacacatcaattgtctCCTTAAGCTTAAATACTGATCCTCCAGTCAAATTTTTGTGCGTTTTGATAGTAAAACAGCTTGTGTAGCCTTGTAGCCTCCACCACAGCCATGCTTTGGAAGATAAAGTAGCAGAcgaaaaatcataaaacagTGACCACAGTGATTGAGCGATCATATAATATGTCATGAGTGTTTGGACTTTCACTGGCTGTCTTGATATTTTAGAAGAACTTCGGGCTATAATTATCATTGCACCATTGCTCCATCTTCGCTGACCCGATTTCTTATGAAACCATTCTTTAGGATTAGGCTAGTGAAGCGGTAATACTATCAACAGTGTCTCGTATCCTATGTATAAACACTCACAATTTCTTACTGAAATTTCCTCTTTTGggcttttttaaacaacatttTGCATTTTAGATCCATCATCTCCCTGATGCAGATTATAGGGCTCATCGTATTTATTCTCTACATATGTGTGCCATTGTCATTTCGCTTCATGCCAGCTTTCCAGAGGCATCTGGTTTTCCTGCCTTATTGTAATAATGCTATTAAGTTTATAAACATTTGAATTACTAACTGGTACTGAACTTTTTCTAGTACGTTGGCCAGTGGGGGTAGACTTTGGTGACCCTAGTTCAGAAGGCTTGAGTGGAGCACGGAATCTCTATTTGGAAACTGACTCAGATGTAAAAGTGGGAGTCTGGTAGTActatttcaaatttaaaacatcTAAAAATTGCATTCTCTATATGTGTCTCTATAACTTTATCATCAGGCATATCTTACCAGAATCTTTAATTGGTGCTAAATTTGAAACACCTGAAGAAGCACTTGGTGCAGGAAATCCAATTGTCCTCTATCTACATGGCAATTCTGGCTCTAGGGCTGGCAGTCATCGCATTGAGCTTTACAAAATTCTACAGTCTTTGAATTACCATGTGATCACTATGGACTATAGAGGTTGCCACACATACTCAACAGCCCTTAGTTTCCTTTATTGAATGATTGATTACTTTCAGGTTATGCTGACTCCACTTTAACTTATATGTCTGAAGATGGGGCAGTCACCGACGCAACCGCAGTATATGACTATATAAAAAAGCACTCTAAAGATTCTATGGTTGTAGTATGGGGCCATTCTCTTGGTACTGGGTAAGCATTCATATAGCAATAGTTTATCATTTTTAACAAGTGGaataatcaatacaattttcaTAGTGTGGCTTCAAGAAC from Daphnia carinata strain CSIRO-1 chromosome 6, CSIRO_AGI_Dcar_HiC_V3, whole genome shotgun sequence harbors:
- the LOC130689588 gene encoding lysophosphatidylserine lipase ABHD12-like isoform X2 — translated: MQIIGLIVFILYICVPLSFRFMPAFQRHLVFLPYLRWPVGVDFGDPSSEGLSGARNLYLETDSDVKVGVWHILPESLIGAKFETPEEALGAGNPIVLYLHGNSGSRAGSHRIELYKILQSLNYHVITMDYRGYADSTLTYMSEDGAVTDATAVYDYIKKHSKDSMVVVWGHSLGTGVASRTVRQLCDDKQPPNRLILEAPFNNVRDEIRNHPLSYIFRPIPAFDWFFTEPLVANNLAFDSDKHIARIDCPILILHAQDDAVIPIILAKKLYEEALNSRPAGWPPVQFIEFHQDFGYAHKYICRAPELPSIIHEYIDSGLDGRKSGSQLIV
- the LOC130689588 gene encoding lysophosphatidylserine lipase ABHD12-like isoform X1, which encodes MKPFFRIRLVKRSIISLMQIIGLIVFILYICVPLSFRFMPAFQRHLVFLPYLRWPVGVDFGDPSSEGLSGARNLYLETDSDVKVGVWHILPESLIGAKFETPEEALGAGNPIVLYLHGNSGSRAGSHRIELYKILQSLNYHVITMDYRGYADSTLTYMSEDGAVTDATAVYDYIKKHSKDSMVVVWGHSLGTGVASRTVRQLCDDKQPPNRLILEAPFNNVRDEIRNHPLSYIFRPIPAFDWFFTEPLVANNLAFDSDKHIARIDCPILILHAQDDAVIPIILAKKLYEEALNSRPAGWPPVQFIEFHQDFGYAHKYICRAPELPSIIHEYIDSGLDGRKSGSQLIV